In one window of Protaetiibacter larvae DNA:
- a CDS encoding type IV toxin-antitoxin system AbiEi family antitoxin domain-containing protein, with protein MPADAPEPRHPHLILARELSRFVYDDPAARHARARGELIRLRRGIYAAPDEWAQLTGREKYLAICRGYAASRGEPPVLSHQSAAVVWGLPIIGDTPREIHVATDERRNGRRAAGVRVHLSRLAAEDVVWHETGCS; from the coding sequence ATGCCCGCTGACGCACCCGAGCCCCGCCACCCGCACCTCATCCTCGCGCGCGAGCTGAGTCGATTCGTCTACGACGACCCTGCGGCGCGCCATGCGCGCGCGCGCGGGGAGCTCATCCGCCTGCGTCGGGGGATCTACGCGGCTCCGGACGAATGGGCGCAGCTCACGGGGCGCGAGAAGTACCTTGCCATCTGCCGCGGCTACGCGGCGAGCCGCGGCGAGCCGCCTGTCCTGTCGCACCAATCGGCCGCGGTCGTCTGGGGGTTGCCGATCATCGGTGACACCCCGCGCGAGATCCACGTCGCGACCGACGAGCGCCGGAACGGACGCCGAGCCGCCGGCGTGCGCGTGCACCTCTCGCGACTC